A window from Terriglobia bacterium encodes these proteins:
- a CDS encoding c-type cytochrome translates to MQNLRSLIVGITCFALGVAATRYYDVHRLAPPQVTQNAKPSEQPKPAEPASAPVDFASEPLWAYGFDTVRLPGETAKPQAPPNRNLRANEDQTEQTRSRHVEGSSATYSLVDVRDGQNVIDWFPGDHPPMPKVVQHGPAALGDKARGCASCHLPNGKGRPENAGVGGLPVSYFMKQIQDFRSGKRHSADPRKPNTNTMIELAKSLSDDELQAAAQYFGSQKWTPWVRIVESDLVPRTRISGNLFLPLEQTKSEPIAGRIIEMPENEEQAETYRNPHSGFVAYVPPGSLARGKDLVTTGGARVVGNEFIRGKTTPCITCHGTDLMGVADIPPIAGRSPSYMVRQMWDIQQGTRNSEAAQLMKLVMMNLTKEDMVAIAAYVASRPPVAAIKNTD, encoded by the coding sequence ATGCAAAACCTCCGGTCGCTTATCGTGGGAATCACGTGTTTCGCTCTGGGAGTCGCCGCCACGCGATATTACGATGTCCATCGGCTCGCGCCGCCGCAAGTCACGCAGAATGCGAAGCCTTCGGAACAGCCGAAACCGGCCGAACCGGCAAGCGCTCCGGTCGACTTCGCATCGGAGCCGCTGTGGGCTTACGGATTCGATACGGTCCGCCTGCCCGGCGAAACCGCCAAACCGCAGGCGCCGCCGAACCGCAATCTGCGGGCGAACGAAGATCAGACCGAGCAGACCCGCTCCAGACATGTTGAAGGCAGCAGCGCCACCTACTCCCTCGTCGATGTGCGCGACGGCCAAAACGTCATCGACTGGTTTCCGGGCGACCATCCGCCGATGCCGAAAGTCGTTCAGCACGGACCGGCGGCTTTAGGCGACAAGGCGCGCGGATGCGCCTCGTGTCATCTGCCGAATGGAAAGGGCCGGCCGGAGAACGCCGGAGTCGGCGGACTTCCTGTTTCGTATTTCATGAAACAGATTCAGGATTTTCGAAGCGGCAAGCGCCACAGCGCCGATCCGAGAAAGCCGAATACGAATACGATGATCGAACTCGCCAAGTCGCTGAGCGACGACGAGCTTCAGGCGGCCGCCCAATACTTCGGCTCTCAGAAGTGGACGCCGTGGGTTCGCATCGTCGAATCCGATCTGGTGCCCAGGACGCGCATTTCCGGAAACCTCTTCCTGCCGCTCGAACAAACCAAAAGCGAGCCCATCGCGGGCCGCATCATTGAAATGCCGGAGAATGAAGAACAGGCGGAAACCTATCGCAATCCCCACTCCGGATTTGTCGCCTACGTTCCGCCGGGCAGTCTCGCCAGGGGCAAGGATCTCGTCACCACGGGCGGCGCCAGAGTCGTCGGCAACGAATTCATCCGCGGCAAGACCACGCCGTGCATTACATGCCATGGTACGGACCTGATGGGAGTGGCCGATATTCCTCCGATCGCCGGGCGCTCGCCGAGCTACATGGTGCGCCAGATGTGGGATATTCAACAGGGAACACGAAACAGCGAAGCGGCTCAATTGATGAAGCTGGTGATGATGAATCTCACGAAGGAAGATATGGTCGCCATCGCGGCGTATGTGGCCTCGAGACCGCCGGTGGCCGCTATAAAGAACACGGATTAG
- a CDS encoding SIS domain-containing protein, which yields MTAQEAILRKVRESSDVKKQFFETSAAQIAQMCEAMAQRFRKGNKLFVMGNGGSACDALHIAVEFKHPIIEKRRALPAEALMADIATVSAISNDLDFSRVFVNQLRLSAQPGDMALAISTSGKSPNLIYALEAARERGLMTIAFSGKDGGRLEGLAEYCFTVPSFSIHRIQEVHAMLIHVMWDMIHVALGEEDVI from the coding sequence ATGACGGCTCAGGAAGCGATTCTGCGGAAGGTTCGAGAAAGCTCCGATGTGAAAAAACAGTTTTTCGAAACCAGTGCTGCTCAGATTGCTCAAATGTGCGAGGCGATGGCTCAGCGCTTCCGCAAGGGAAACAAGTTGTTTGTCATGGGCAATGGCGGCAGCGCCTGCGACGCCCTTCACATCGCTGTCGAATTCAAGCATCCGATTATCGAAAAGAGACGCGCGCTTCCGGCCGAGGCGTTGATGGCCGATATAGCAACGGTCTCCGCCATCAGCAACGATCTCGACTTCTCGCGCGTGTTCGTCAATCAACTTCGTCTTTCGGCGCAGCCCGGCGATATGGCGCTCGCGATCAGCACCAGCGGTAAATCGCCCAACCTGATTTATGCACTCGAAGCCGCGCGCGAGCGCGGCCTGATGACTATTGCGTTTTCAGGCAAAGACGGCGGACGGCTGGAGGGTTTGGCGGAATATTGCTTCACGGTGCCGTCGTTCAGCATTCATCGCATTCAGGAAGTGCATGCCATGTTGATCCATGTCATGTGGGACATGATTCATGTCGCGCTCGGCGAGGAGGATGTGATTTGA
- the hypE gene encoding hydrogenase expression/formation protein HypE → MSQIFGACPAPILDHKTIVLGHGSGGKLTHQLIQKMILPLFSNPALEAQHDGAVLPIGGTRIAFSADSYVVNPLFFPGGNIGDLAVNGTVNDLSMCGARPQYLSASFIIEEGLAMEEFWRILCSMKDAADAAGVSLVTGDTKVIDRGKGDKIFINTSGVGTIPDGVTIDPALARPGDAIIVSGPIASHGMAIMSVREGLEFETPIESDTAALNGLVEAILKASSAIHVLRDPTRGGVASVLNEIAEISRQGILIHESSIPVRSEVQGACEILGLDPLYVANEGRLLAFVSSDEAERVLAAMRAQVCGRESAIIGQVVADHCGLVVMKTRVGGSRIVDMLSGEQLPRIC, encoded by the coding sequence TTGAGCCAGATCTTTGGCGCTTGTCCGGCGCCCATTCTTGATCACAAGACAATCGTTCTGGGACACGGCAGCGGCGGCAAACTCACCCACCAGCTCATCCAGAAGATGATCCTGCCGCTGTTCAGCAATCCCGCTCTGGAAGCTCAGCACGACGGTGCGGTGCTTCCGATCGGAGGAACGCGTATCGCGTTCAGCGCGGATTCCTACGTCGTGAATCCGCTCTTTTTCCCGGGCGGAAATATCGGGGATCTCGCCGTCAACGGCACGGTTAACGATCTTTCCATGTGCGGCGCGCGGCCGCAGTATCTCTCCGCCTCGTTCATTATCGAAGAGGGGCTGGCCATGGAGGAGTTCTGGCGGATCCTCTGTTCCATGAAAGACGCGGCAGATGCTGCAGGTGTATCGCTGGTCACGGGAGACACCAAGGTTATCGATCGAGGCAAAGGCGACAAGATCTTCATCAACACCTCCGGCGTTGGAACGATCCCGGACGGAGTCACAATCGATCCGGCTCTGGCTAGACCCGGAGATGCCATTATTGTCAGCGGTCCTATCGCGTCTCATGGGATGGCGATCATGTCGGTCCGGGAAGGGCTCGAATTCGAGACGCCGATCGAAAGCGATACGGCGGCGCTGAACGGCCTCGTCGAGGCGATCCTGAAAGCGAGCAGCGCCATTCATGTTCTGCGAGATCCGACGCGTGGCGGTGTGGCGAGCGTCTTGAATGAGATCGCCGAAATATCCCGCCAGGGTATTCTCATTCATGAGTCCTCGATACCTGTTCGCAGTGAGGTGCAGGGCGCCTGCGAAATTCTCGGCCTCGATCCGCTGTACGTCGCGAACGAGGGAAGGCTGCTCGCTTTTGTTTCTTCCGATGAGGCGGAACGGGTGCTGGCTGCGATGCGAGCACAAGTCTGTGGCCGGGAGTCCGCAATTATCGGCCAGGTCGTTGCGGATCATTGCGGCCTGGTTGTCATGAAAACACGAGTCGGCGGAAGCCGCATCGTCGATATGTTGTCTGGAGAGCAACTGCCCAGGATCTGTTGA
- the hypD gene encoding hydrogenase formation protein HypD: MKYVDEYRQEALARKLSDEIGKTVTRPWVLMEICGGQTHSIVKYGVDYLLPKAVELVHGPGCPVCVTSLEMIDKAHCIAVRPDVIFCSFGDMLRVPGSEVDLLIVKSRGADIRIVYSPLDCLKIAKANPGKKVVFFGIGFETTAPANAMAVWQAKKEGIRNFSLLVSHVLVPPVMTAILQSPLNRVQAFLGPGHVCAVMGYREYEPISRRYKIPIVITGFEPADLLDGILKTVSQLEAGHAEVENQYSRVITRDGNIPAQKLINRVFEVCDRKWRGVGSIPKSGYKLQYDFRDHDAERIFEVEEIDTQESPLCISGLVLKGVKKPHECPAFGKECTPEHPLGATMVSSEGACAAYHAYRRHGIGVTA; the protein is encoded by the coding sequence ATGAAATACGTTGATGAATATCGCCAGGAAGCGCTTGCGCGCAAGCTCTCGGATGAAATCGGGAAAACGGTCACGCGTCCGTGGGTGTTGATGGAAATCTGCGGCGGCCAGACGCACAGCATCGTCAAATACGGAGTTGACTACCTGCTGCCGAAGGCTGTTGAGCTGGTGCACGGCCCGGGATGTCCCGTATGCGTGACGTCACTGGAGATGATCGACAAGGCGCACTGCATTGCGGTACGTCCGGACGTCATCTTCTGTTCGTTCGGCGACATGTTGCGCGTTCCAGGCTCCGAGGTGGACCTGCTGATCGTCAAATCCCGGGGCGCGGACATCCGGATTGTGTATTCGCCGCTGGATTGCCTGAAAATCGCGAAGGCGAATCCGGGAAAGAAAGTTGTCTTCTTCGGAATCGGCTTCGAAACCACGGCGCCTGCCAATGCGATGGCCGTCTGGCAGGCGAAGAAAGAAGGTATCCGGAACTTCTCGCTGCTGGTCTCGCATGTTCTTGTTCCCCCCGTGATGACCGCAATCCTTCAATCTCCACTCAATCGAGTCCAGGCATTCCTTGGTCCGGGTCACGTCTGCGCAGTGATGGGGTACCGCGAATACGAACCCATCAGCAGGCGGTATAAGATTCCGATCGTCATCACCGGATTCGAACCGGCTGATCTGCTCGACGGCATTCTCAAAACCGTCAGCCAACTCGAGGCTGGACACGCTGAAGTCGAAAACCAATACAGCCGGGTCATTACTCGCGATGGAAATATTCCGGCTCAAAAGCTGATTAACAGAGTCTTTGAAGTCTGCGACCGGAAATGGCGGGGCGTCGGATCGATACCGAAGAGCGGATACAAGTTGCAGTACGACTTTCGCGATCACGACGCCGAGCGCATTTTCGAAGTTGAAGAAATCGATACGCAGGAATCGCCGTTGTGCATCAGCGGCCTCGTCCTGAAGGGCGTCAAAAAGCCGCATGAGTGCCCCGCCTTTGGAAAGGAATGCACGCCCGAGCATCCACTCGGCGCGACGATGGTCTCTTCCGAAGGCGCCTGCGCCGCATACCATGCATACCGGCGGCATGGAATCGGAGTGACCGCATGA
- a CDS encoding formate/nitrite transporter family protein translates to MKNPGDSERLTAHEIFELTLHHARDEVARPWTALSISGIGGGITMGLTGLSVGLVTWLLGDMPLTRLITAAVYPIGFLAVIIGRAQLFTENTLYPVVLVLTEKRYLLATLRLWAAVYAGNWLGSLLFAALAVKTSALNPGVRATLIDLGTRAVQYPFVTVFWSGVVAGWLLALVAWLVTGSHWTTGQALMTWTMTFVLGLGKFDHCVANSGEILSAVLSGTVSSATYTYWLVAATVGNIAGGVIMVSLLNYGQVRIGASSTESGSDLRRAG, encoded by the coding sequence GTGAAAAATCCAGGGGACTCCGAACGTCTTACGGCGCACGAAATCTTCGAATTGACCCTCCACCATGCACGCGATGAAGTGGCGCGGCCGTGGACCGCTCTCTCGATCTCCGGAATCGGCGGCGGGATCACGATGGGCCTCACCGGACTTTCAGTGGGTCTCGTGACGTGGCTGCTCGGCGACATGCCGCTGACGCGGCTCATCACCGCCGCGGTCTACCCGATAGGATTCCTTGCAGTCATCATCGGCAGGGCGCAGCTGTTTACCGAGAACACCCTTTATCCTGTTGTTCTCGTTCTCACGGAAAAGCGATATCTGCTGGCGACTTTACGGCTATGGGCTGCCGTTTACGCCGGGAACTGGCTGGGCTCACTGTTGTTTGCGGCGCTGGCCGTCAAGACAAGCGCACTGAATCCAGGCGTGCGCGCCACGCTCATCGACCTGGGCACAAGGGCGGTCCAATATCCATTTGTTACTGTGTTCTGGAGCGGCGTGGTCGCCGGCTGGCTATTGGCGTTGGTTGCATGGCTCGTCACGGGCAGCCACTGGACCACGGGCCAAGCCTTGATGACTTGGACGATGACATTTGTATTAGGGTTAGGAAAATTCGATCATTGTGTGGCGAATAGCGGGGAAATCCTTTCCGCGGTCCTCTCCGGCACCGTATCCTCGGCTACCTATACTTACTGGCTTGTTGCGGCCACGGTGGGCAATATCGCCGGCGGCGTGATCATGGTCAGCCTTCTGAACTATGGCCAGGTGCGCATCGGCGCCTCATCCACCGAATCCGGTTCGGACTTACGCCGAGCCGGCTGA
- a CDS encoding Do family serine endopeptidase, whose product MNRIARYPLWIVALVMLGIGSIAGGAFVGSSAMLAGHAPAAAVAAAAPVSEPAAMPTTFAPVVKSVLPAVVNISSTKVIKTSAEEGEENPFEGSPFGNLVPGLRMPDRPQVERGEGSGVIISPDGYIVTNNHVVDGTKEVTITMSDRREMKARVIGTDAKTDVALLKVDASNLPYAHLGNSSSMEVGDIALAMGNPFGLGQTVTMGIISATGRGGLGIEDYEDFIQTDASINPGNSGGALVNTKGEVIGINTAILSRSGGNQGVGFAIPIDMVRQITTQLKDKGTVTRARLGVYIQDLTPQLASALGVKATRGAVVGDVAKDGPAANTGLEKEDVIVALNGKEVDGRSLRLDVGSMTPGTTVDLKVLRGPTEHHISVKLDAMPADSQKG is encoded by the coding sequence ATGAATCGGATAGCCAGATATCCCCTGTGGATTGTTGCATTAGTTATGCTGGGCATTGGATCCATTGCCGGCGGTGCTTTTGTCGGCAGTTCGGCGATGCTGGCGGGCCATGCCCCTGCAGCTGCCGTCGCGGCAGCCGCCCCGGTCAGCGAGCCGGCAGCAATGCCGACCACGTTTGCTCCCGTCGTCAAGAGTGTGCTCCCCGCAGTTGTCAATATTTCGTCAACAAAGGTTATAAAGACCTCCGCCGAAGAGGGCGAAGAGAACCCATTTGAGGGTAGTCCATTCGGTAATTTAGTTCCGGGACTCCGCATGCCCGATCGTCCGCAGGTAGAGCGCGGCGAAGGGTCCGGCGTCATCATCAGCCCGGACGGCTACATCGTTACCAACAATCACGTGGTTGACGGAACCAAGGAAGTCACCATCACCATGTCAGATAGGCGCGAAATGAAAGCGCGGGTGATCGGCACGGATGCCAAGACCGACGTCGCCCTGCTGAAGGTCGATGCTTCGAATTTGCCTTATGCGCATCTCGGCAATTCCAGCTCGATGGAGGTTGGAGACATTGCCCTCGCAATGGGAAATCCCTTCGGTCTCGGCCAGACCGTCACCATGGGAATTATCAGCGCGACAGGCCGTGGCGGACTGGGTATTGAAGACTATGAAGACTTCATCCAGACCGACGCCTCCATCAATCCCGGTAATTCCGGCGGCGCGCTCGTCAACACGAAAGGCGAAGTGATCGGTATCAATACGGCGATCCTGTCGCGCAGCGGCGGCAACCAGGGCGTCGGATTTGCGATTCCGATCGATATGGTGCGCCAGATCACGACGCAGCTTAAAGATAAGGGAACCGTGACACGCGCCAGGCTCGGCGTGTACATCCAGGATTTGACGCCCCAGCTGGCTTCAGCACTTGGAGTGAAAGCGACTCGCGGCGCGGTTGTCGGCGATGTCGCCAAGGATGGTCCCGCGGCGAATACAGGCCTGGAGAAAGAGGATGTCATCGTGGCGCTGAACGGCAAGGAAGTCGACGGCCGTTCGCTTCGCCTGGATGTCGGCTCAATGACGCCGGGAACCACTGTGGATCTCAAGGTCCTGCGCGGACCGACCGAGCACCACATCTCGGTCAAGCTCGACGCGATGCCGGCCGATTCTCAGAAAGGATAA
- a CDS encoding prolyl oligopeptidase family serine peptidase, with product MGCTRTPPERKLEYPASKTGDVVDDYHGTKVADPYRWMEDLDSKGVADWVASQNKLTFSELGTLPMRDHFKQRITQLWDYPKTGIPRREGGRYFYLKNSGLQKQAPMYVRANLDAPPSLVLDPNVLSPDGTLSLADWSPSPDGKWLAYGVSEGGADWETLKVREVDTQKDLSDDVKWMRFSNISWTHDSKGFFYSRYPEPPKGKVLEAALSGQAIYYHRAGTPQSEDKLIYDRKDLPTWFLTATVTEDGKYLLVFMSKGSDNNNRLYYSDLGDPMKPNVPAPVKPLIEDDDAEFGAFANVGPLLYLRSDRQAPNRKVIAVDVRDPKPSSWKTIVPEGKQAIEGVTMIGGRIVVQYLADVRSRLSLFGTNGAAQGDIELPGTGTVAGMGGREDAPEIFFAFSSPLFPTTVFAYDPASKMRKPFEAPSSPIDTNQFETKLLFATSKDGTKVPFFVTARRGIALDGSHPTMLYGYGGFSISVLPTYRPDVPAWLEMSGIWVTANMRGGAEYGEAWHKAGNLERKQNVFDDFIAVAEELIKQKYTSPGKLGIMGGSNGGLLVGAVEEQRPDLFGVALPAVGVMDMLRYDKFTGGSAWATEYGTSSDTKQFAVLIKYSPLHNVKKGVCYPPTLVTTADHDDRVVPSHSFKFTAAMQAAQGCNNPILIRVETEGSHGYRPTDKRIAEMADEWAFAAAHTGMTL from the coding sequence ATGGGTTGTACTCGAACGCCGCCGGAACGAAAACTTGAATACCCGGCATCGAAGACTGGGGATGTCGTCGACGACTATCACGGCACGAAAGTCGCAGATCCCTACCGGTGGATGGAGGATCTCGATTCAAAAGGCGTTGCGGACTGGGTTGCCTCGCAGAACAAGCTGACCTTCTCCGAGCTCGGAACTCTGCCGATGCGTGACCATTTCAAGCAGCGGATCACGCAGCTCTGGGACTATCCAAAGACGGGTATTCCGCGGCGCGAAGGCGGCCGCTACTTCTACCTGAAAAACAGCGGGCTTCAAAAGCAGGCCCCGATGTATGTCCGCGCGAACCTGGATGCCCCGCCGTCGCTGGTGCTCGATCCGAATGTCCTTTCTCCGGACGGCACGCTTTCGCTGGCCGACTGGAGCCCGTCGCCGGATGGAAAGTGGCTCGCGTACGGTGTGTCCGAAGGCGGCGCCGACTGGGAAACGTTGAAGGTGCGGGAAGTCGATACCCAGAAAGATCTGTCCGACGACGTGAAGTGGATGCGATTCTCCAACATCTCGTGGACTCACGATTCGAAAGGCTTCTTCTATTCACGCTATCCCGAGCCGCCGAAGGGCAAGGTGCTCGAAGCCGCATTATCCGGACAGGCGATCTACTACCACCGCGCGGGAACGCCGCAGTCGGAAGACAAGTTGATCTACGACCGTAAGGATCTTCCGACCTGGTTCCTGACCGCCACCGTCACCGAGGATGGCAAGTACCTGCTCGTTTTCATGTCGAAAGGTTCCGATAACAACAATCGTCTGTACTATTCCGATCTCGGCGATCCGATGAAGCCCAATGTGCCGGCGCCGGTCAAACCGCTCATTGAAGATGACGATGCCGAGTTTGGCGCTTTCGCCAATGTCGGCCCCTTGTTGTACCTGCGTTCGGACCGTCAGGCTCCGAACCGGAAGGTCATTGCGGTGGATGTTCGCGATCCGAAGCCCTCATCCTGGAAAACGATCGTTCCGGAAGGGAAGCAGGCTATCGAAGGCGTCACCATGATTGGCGGCCGCATTGTGGTGCAGTACCTGGCGGATGTGCGCAGCCGCCTGTCCCTGTTCGGCACGAACGGCGCAGCGCAGGGCGATATCGAGCTGCCGGGCACCGGCACCGTCGCAGGAATGGGCGGCCGCGAAGACGCCCCCGAGATCTTTTTCGCTTTCAGCTCACCGTTGTTTCCAACCACGGTGTTCGCCTACGACCCCGCTTCGAAAATGCGCAAGCCCTTCGAGGCGCCGTCGTCTCCAATCGATACAAACCAATTTGAAACGAAGCTGCTCTTCGCAACCTCGAAAGACGGCACCAAGGTGCCGTTCTTTGTGACTGCTCGAAGGGGCATCGCGCTGGATGGGAGTCATCCGACGATGCTTTATGGATACGGCGGATTTTCGATCAGTGTTCTGCCCACGTACCGGCCGGATGTTCCTGCCTGGCTCGAGATGTCCGGCATCTGGGTGACCGCCAACATGCGCGGCGGCGCCGAATACGGTGAGGCGTGGCATAAGGCCGGCAATCTTGAACGCAAGCAAAACGTGTTCGACGACTTCATCGCCGTGGCCGAGGAACTCATCAAGCAAAAGTACACGTCGCCGGGGAAGCTGGGCATCATGGGCGGATCCAATGGCGGTCTGCTTGTGGGAGCAGTCGAAGAGCAACGGCCGGATCTATTCGGCGTCGCGTTGCCGGCGGTCGGTGTCATGGACATGCTGCGCTACGACAAATTTACCGGCGGCAGCGCCTGGGCGACGGAATATGGCACGTCTTCCGATACCAAACAGTTTGCGGTACTGATCAAGTATTCGCCCTTGCACAACGTGAAGAAAGGCGTCTGTTATCCGCCGACGCTGGTAACCACAGCGGATCACGACGATCGCGTTGTCCCAAGTCACTCGTTTAAATTCACCGCCGCCATGCAGGCCGCGCAAGGATGCAACAATCCCATACTGATTCGGGTGGAAACGGAAGGCTCACACGGCTATCGTCCGACGGATAAAAGGATTGCAGAAATGGCGGATGAGTGGGCCTTTGCCGCGGCCCACACCGGCATGACGCTGTAG
- a CDS encoding HypC/HybG/HupF family hydrogenase formation chaperone encodes MCLAIPGKVIETLESDGLKVAKVSFGGMVKQVCLEYTPDAVPGDYVLVHVGFALSRIDQEEAERTYKLLEELGQLTELDS; translated from the coding sequence ATGTGCCTTGCAATTCCAGGAAAAGTAATCGAGACGCTTGAGTCGGACGGCCTGAAAGTGGCGAAGGTCAGCTTCGGCGGCATGGTGAAGCAGGTGTGTCTCGAATATACGCCGGACGCTGTTCCCGGCGACTACGTCCTCGTGCACGTCGGATTTGCGCTGAGCCGGATCGACCAGGAAGAAGCGGAACGCACGTACAAACTCCTTGAGGAACTTGGGCAACTGACGGAACTGGACTCATGA
- a CDS encoding redoxin domain-containing protein yields the protein MKTKLFIGIAVLAAALSVPAFGQLTTGGVDNSPKVGDAAPEFAIPAAQRGAPPSNLKDFQGKKKVLVMFFPGAFTPGCTTEFTEAGKYQDQMNAMNIEMIGISADLPGAQNKFKETVGAKNTFVSDRSLAIAQKYDAVAANGNSAKRYYFLVDESGKVIWKSTNNSLITTDKLLGDLGQIAKK from the coding sequence GCGGCGCTGTCCGTACCGGCATTCGGACAGCTCACCACGGGTGGAGTCGACAACTCTCCGAAGGTCGGAGATGCAGCGCCAGAGTTTGCAATTCCGGCAGCCCAGCGCGGCGCGCCGCCTTCGAACCTGAAGGATTTTCAAGGCAAGAAGAAGGTTCTGGTGATGTTCTTCCCGGGCGCTTTCACGCCGGGCTGCACCACCGAGTTCACGGAAGCCGGCAAATACCAGGATCAGATGAACGCCATGAATATCGAGATGATCGGTATCTCGGCGGATCTTCCTGGCGCGCAGAATAAGTTCAAGGAGACGGTCGGCGCGAAGAATACCTTCGTCAGTGATCGCAGCCTGGCGATTGCGCAGAAGTACGACGCTGTTGCGGCCAACGGTAACTCCGCAAAACGGTACTACTTTCTGGTCGACGAGAGCGGAAAGGTCATCTGGAAGAGTACGAACAATTCGTTGATCACAACCGATAAGCTGTTGGGAGATCTCGGCCAGATCGCAAAGAAATAG